From Nicotiana tabacum cultivar K326 chromosome 15, ASM71507v2, whole genome shotgun sequence, the proteins below share one genomic window:
- the LOC107831114 gene encoding phosphoribulokinase, chloroplastic produces MAVSTVYKIQSLNSTCSISTSTKTNLGFHQKQVIFYTTSTKKYSTRKFNTFITCSSADETKTVVIGLAADSGCGKSTFMRRLTSVFGGAAEPPKGGNPDSNTLISDMTTVICLDDYHSLDRTGRKERGVTALDPKANDFDLMYEQVKALKSGIAVEKPIYNHVSGLLDPPELIKPPKILVIEGLHPMFDARVRELLDFSIYLDISNEVKFAWKIQRDMAERGHSLESIKASIEARKPDFDAYIDPQKQYADAVIEVLPTQLIPDDNEGKVLRVRLIMKEGVKYFNPVYLFDEGSTISWIPCGRKLTCSYPGIKFSYGPDTYFGNEVSVLEMDGQFDRLDELIYVESHLSSLSTKFYGEVTQQMLKHADFPGSNNGTGFFQTIVGLKIRDLYEQIVASKAAAPVAAKA; encoded by the exons atggcaGTTAGCACAGTATACAAAATTCAATCCTTGAATTCAACTTGTTCAATCTCTACATCAACAAAAACCAACTTAGGATTTCACCAAAAACAAGTTATTTTCTACACAACAAGTACCAAAAAGTACTCTACAAGAAAATTCAACACTTTTATAACATGCTCATCAGCTGATGAAACCAAGACTGTAGTCATTGGTTTAGCAGCTGATTCTGGCTGTGGTAAAAGTACATTTATGAGAAGATTAACAAGTGTTTTTGGAGGAGCAGCTGAACCACCAAAAGGTGGAAATCCAGATTCAAACACATTAATTTCTGATATGACAACTGTGATTTGTTTAGATGATTATCACTCACTTGATAGAACTGGAAGAAAGGAGAGAGGTGTCACTGCTCTTGATCCTAAAGCTAATGATTTTGATCTTATGTATGAACAAGTTAAGGCTTTAAAGAGTGGAATTGCTGTGGAAAAACCTATTTATAATCATGTTAGTGGTCTTCTTGATCCTCCAGAGCTCATTAAACCACCAAAGATTCTTGTCATTGAAGGATTACACCCCAT GTTTGACGCGCGAGTGAGAGAGCTGTTGGACTTCAGTATTTATTTGGACATCAGCAATGAGGTTAAGTTTGCTTGGAAGATTCAG AGGGATATGGCTGAAAGAGGACACAGTCTTGAAAGCATTAAGGCTAGTATTGAAGCAAGAAAGCCAGATTTTGATGCTTACATTG ATCCACAAAAGCAATATGCAGATGCAGTTATTGAAGTACTCCCAACTCAGTTAATTCCTGATGATAATGAAGGCAAAGTTTTGAGAGTTAGACTGATAATGAAAGAAGGAGTGAAGTATTTTAATCCAGTTTATTTATTTGATGAAGGCTCTACTATTTCATGGATTCCATGTGGTAGGAAATTGACTTGTTCTTACCCTGGCATCAAGTTTTCCTATGGTCCTGATACCTACTTTGGCAATGAG GTATCTGTCTTGGAAATGGATGGCCAATTTGACAGACTAGATGAACTCATCTATGTCGAAAGCCATTTGAGCAGTCTCTCCACCAAATTCTATGGTGAAGTTACTCAACAAATGTTGAAACATGCTGATTTCCCTGGCAGCAACAATGGAACAGGTTTTTTCCAGACAATCGTCGGATTAAAGATCAGAGACCTTTACGAGCAAATCGTTGCTAGCAAAGCTGCAGCACCAGTAGCTGCAAAGGCCTAA
- the LOC107831290 gene encoding secretory carrier-associated membrane protein 4-like: protein MSRGNDPNPFDEEEPQINPFSNGGSASATKSRFPQMIASTLGFGQKNDATVDIPLDSMKDPKKKQKELAAWAVDLERRETEIKRREDAVASAGVPINDKNWPPFFPIIHHDIANEIPVHARRMQYLAFASWLGIVLCLVFNVIAVTVCWIRDGGVKIFLLAVIYALLGCPLSYVLWYRPLYNAMRTESALKFGWFFMFYMLHIGFCILAAIAPPIFFHGRSLTGILAAIDVFSDHLLVGIFYLIGFGLFCLEVLLSLWVLQKVYLYFRGHK from the exons ATGAGTAGAGGAAATGATCCAAATCCCTTCGATGAAGAGGAACCACAAATTAATCCATTTTCG AATGGTGGATCTGCTTCTGCAACTAAATCACGCTTTCCTCAAATGATTGCTAGCACTCTtggttttggccaaaaaaatgaTGCCACTGTTGATATTCCGTTGGATTCAATGAAA GATCccaagaaaaagcaaaaggaaCTAGCAGCTTGGGCAGTAGATCTGGAAAGAAGAGAAACG GAGATAAAACGAAGAGAAGATGCTGTTGCTAGCG CTGGTGTTCCGATCAATGATAAGAACTGGCCGCCCTTTTTTCCAATTATTCATCACGATATAGCAAATGAAATACCAGTTCATGCTCGAAGGATGCAGTATTTGGCTTTTGCAAGTTGGCTAG GTATCGTGCTTTGCCTTGTGTTCAATGTAATTGCTGTCACTGTTTGTTGGATAAGAGATGGTG GTGTCAAAATCTTTTTGCTTGCTGTAATATATGCTTTACTTGGATGTCCCCTTTCGTATGTTTTGTGGTATAGACCCCTTTATAATGCGATGAG GACGGAGAGTGCACTAAAATTTGGTTGGTTTTTCATGTTCTACATG CTCCACATCGGATTTTGCATACTTGCTGCTATTGCTCCTCCCATTTTCTTTCATGGAAGATCCTTAAC GGGCATACTTGCAGCAATTGATGTCTTCTCTGACCATCTCTTGGTTGGG ATCTTTTATCTGATTGGATTTGGCCTTTTTTGCTTGGAAGTTTTGCTAAGCTTGTGGGTATTGCAG AAAGTCTACCTGTACTTTCGCGGGCACAAGTGA